In Trichocoleus sp., the DNA window ATCATGACAACGACCCTACAACGGCGCGAAAGCGCAAACCTGTGGGCGCAGTTCTGCAACTGGGTCACCTCCACCGACAACCGCCTCTACATTGGCTGGTTCGGCGTGCTGATGATCCCCACCCTGCTGGCTGCCACCACCTGC includes these proteins:
- a CDS encoding photosystem II q(b) protein — translated: MTTTLQRRESANLWAQFCNWVTSTDNRLYIGWFGVLMIPTLLAATTC